One stretch of Phaeodactylum tricornutum CCAP 1055/1 chromosome 9, whole genome shotgun sequence DNA includes these proteins:
- a CDS encoding predicted protein has translation MTGTWHHPYRGVGILVWLVLAVVLIVPGLVAAWIRPTIASSTRTVPRTFRLAPTPSTSRTLRRATHHEHNPDADRTIWDDNNNSNNAPDSIPIRECRHAELGSVADIILSSFYANTTGPWKQLYRLGELNRVQQGFPYGDDRARHRMLVALAPTNGDLVGFCDVDARTPNRPTSYTYNPRPYLSDLCIHPDWRRRGIARALVRACEQFCVDQLGSHEIFIRVERSNTPAVAMYQSLAYREIDNPDDPDGCIMLLRKELGTDEATSNTTMTVTGTVGTHTRPR, from the coding sequence ATGACGGGCACATGGCATCACCCTTATCGCGGTGTCGGAATCCTTGTGTGGTTGGTCTTGGCCGTGGTCTTGATCGTTCCCGGCCTGGTCGCGGCTTGGATTCGACCGACTATCGCGTCGTCCACGAGAACGGTTCCTCGTACATTCCGACTCGCCCCAACTCCCTCCACCAGTCGTACTCTACGACGGGCGACGCACCATGAGCACAATCCGGATGCGGACCGGACCATTTgggacgacaacaacaacagcaacaacgcaCCAGATTCTATTCCGATTCGCGAGTGTCGGCATGCCGAATTGGGATCGGTGGCGGACATTATTCTGAGTAGTTTCTACGCCAACACCACTGGTCCATGGAAGCAGCTCTACCGATTGGGAGAACTCAATCGCGTCCAGCAGGGGTTTCCCTACGGCGACGACCGGGCCCGGCACCGCATGCTCGTGGCACTCGCACCGACCAACGGAGACCTGGTCGGCTTTTGCGACGTGGACGCCCGGACGCCCAATCGACCCACCTCCTACACCTATAATCCGCGGCCGTATCTTTCGGATTTGTGCATTCATCCGGATTGGCGCCGCCGGGGGATTGCCCGGGCCTTGGTGCGAGCCTGTGAACAATTCTGTGTCGACCAACTCGGGAGTCACGAAATCTTTATTCGTGTGGAACGCAGCAACACTCCCGCCGTTGCCATGTACCAGAGCTTGGCGTATCGGGAAATAGACAATCCGGATGATCCCGACGGTTGCATTATGCTCTTGCGGAAAGAGTTGGGTACCGACGAGGCCACGAGCAACACGACCATGACGGTGACTGGGACGGTCGGTACCCACACCCGACCCCGCTAA
- a CDS encoding predicted protein, whose product LILFGPPGAGKGTHGPKIESMLGVPQLSTGDMLREAVADKTDVGKKAEAVMKAGGLVGDDIVVGIIRDRIQHADCKFGFILDGFPRTLQQAQALDAMLAKEGAVVTKVVELDVPDSVLEERICGRWIHKGSGRSYHVKYAPPKTMKKNSKGEPIPESMKDDKSGEALMQRKDDTAQALTKRLQGYHNETVPILEHYRPNGVVRSVNANQGMEGVWKEILQALERPKQA is encoded by the coding sequence CTCATTCTCTTTGGTCCGCCGGGAGCCGGCAAGGGCACGCACGGACCCAAGATCGAATCCATGCTCGGCGTCCCCCAACTGTCCACCGGAGACATGTTGCGCGAAGCCGTCGCGGACAAAACGGACGTGGGGAAAAAAGCGGAAGCCGTCATGAAAGCCGGCGGTCTCGTCGGGGACGATATCGTCGTGGGTATTATTCGGGACCGGATCCAACACGCCGACTGCAAGTTTGGTTTCATTCTCGACGGATTCCCGCGGACGCTCCAACAAGCGCAAGCCCTGGACGCCATGCTCGCCAAGGAAGGGGCCGTCGTCACCAAGGTCGTTGAACTCGATGTCCCCGATTCTGTACTGGAAGAACGCATTTGCGGACGATGGATACACAAGGGATCCGGACGTTCCTACCACGTCAAGTACGCACCGCCCAAAACCATGAAGAAAAACTCCAAGGGGGAGCCGATCCCGGAATCCATGAAGGACGACAAATCGGGAGAAGCCCTCATGCAGCGGAAGGACGATACCGCACAGGCTCTCACCAAGCGCTTGCAGGGTTACCACAACGAAACCGTTCCAATTCTGGAGCACTACCGACCTAACGGCGTCGTCCGATCCGTCAACGCCAACCAAGGTATGGAAGGCGTCTGGAAGGAAATCCTACAAGCCTTGGAGCGACCCAAGCAGGCCTAA
- a CDS encoding predicted protein, protein MPSHRQVQSIGTRNGVKLGRFGIVSALCLIITPSAAFTTTSSFPVIWRVEPNLLQGRNPISRFHFRTPDYATRPRRRGPLTTTSADENDKKSGPLDKAVAKFKARPGTYLLIPCVAAIVGWFTNWLAVQMIFYPVRFRGIPIYRRPEIPLGFLGWQGIVPCKTRPMSEAMVEMVTSQLLTVEEVFARLDPKKVASLLAPEVPKLTNSILQDLFPKWVTAMPSAVFQGLDSVSQGVMMHFNRKFLEGLTKNMQSNIDSIFSLRNCVVDQMLRDRSKLGELFKICGQKELDFLTNSGLWFGFLLGLIQMAVALFWDNPWSLSIGGGIVGLATNWLALKWIFEPVDPTRIGPFVLQGQFLRRQPEVAKEFSAFFANQILTAEQLWYSVLNDPATKPAFATMFASHFTNFVHKITHGFRVTLEPETMKLAAAKALEKLPNHVPVLFPYMDKALQLESTLRVKMEQMTSRQFERAGAVLGFAAGLVQQGLETGAIRMPNVWQVVRDFSKAPKAQSKLVFERSRSALARSTRRIRQALVGPFRKRRDKLPGDESEAS, encoded by the exons ATGCCATCCCACAGACAGGTGCAGAGTATAGGAACTCGCAACGGAGTGAAACTCGGGAGATTCGGCATCGTCTCGGCCTTATGTCTAATCATCACTCCCAGCGCTGCCTTTACAACGACGTCGTCTTTTCCGGTAATATGGCGAGTCGAGCCGAATTTATTGCAAGGGCGGAACCCAATCTCAAGGTTTCACTTCAGAACGCCAGATTATGCTACTCGTCCTCGACGTCGCGGTCCTCTTACCACGACATCCGCGGACGAAAATGACAAGAAGTCGGGTCCCCTCGACAAGGCTGTCGCGAAATTCAAAGCTCGCCCTGGCACTTATCTACTCATCCCATGCGTTGCCGCCATCGTCGGATGGTTTACCAACTGGTTGGCGGTTCAAATGATCTTCTACCCCGTCCGATTCCGGGGTATCCCAATTTATCGACGACCCGAGATACCTCTAGGCTTCTTGGGATGGCAAGGGATCGTTCCCTGCAAAACCCGTCCCATGAGCGAAGCCATGGTGGAAATGGTCACATCGCAGTTGTTGACTGTAGAAGAGGTATTTGCGCGCCTGGATCCCAAAAAAGTGGCCAGTTTGCTTGCTCCGGAAGTACCGAAACTAACCAACAGTATCCTCCAGGATCTATTTCCGAAATGGGTAACGGCAATGCCGTCGGCAGTTTTTCAGGGGCTGGATTCGGTATCACAGGGCGTAATGATGCACTTTAATCGAAAGTTCTTGGAAGGTCTTACGAAAAACATGCAGTCCAACATTGATTCTATTTTTAGTCTACGGAACTGTGTGGTAGATCAGATGCTCCGCGATCGGAGTAAACTCGGAGAGCTCTTCAAAATCTGTGGACAAAAGGAACTCGACTTTTTAACCAACAGTGGCCTGTGGTTTGGTTTCTTGCTTGGGCTGATTCAGATGGCGGTAGCATTGTTTTGGGATAATCCTTGGAGTTTGAGTATTGGGGGTGGTATCGTTGGTCTCGCAACTAATTGGCTGGCCCTGAAATGGATCTTTGAACCTGTCGACCCTACCCGCATTGGACCTTTTGTTTTGCAAGGACAGTTCTTACGACGCCAACCCGAAGTGGCCAAAGAATTTTCGGCCTTTTTTGCCAATCAAATTTTGACGGCCGAACAACTGTGGTATTCCGTTCTGAACGATCCTGCCACAAAACCCGCCTTTGCGACCATGTTTGCCTCGCATTTTACCAATTTTGTGCACAAAATTACCCATGGTTTTCGCGTCACTCTCGAGCCAGAGACGATGAAGCTCGCTGCCGCCAAGGCTTTGGAGAAATTGCCTAACCATGTACCAGTGCTGTTTCCTTACATGGACAAAGCTTTACAGTTGGAATCAACATTGCGCGTCAAGATGGAGCAAATGACGTCGAGACAATTCGAACGAG CCGGTGCAGTGCTGGGTTTTGCCGCCGGTTTGGTGCAACAAGGACTGGAGACGGGTGCCATTCGCATGCCCAACGTTTGGCAGGTTGTCCGAGACTTCTCCAAGGCTCCGAAAGCGCAAAGTAAACTCGTTTTCGAACGAAGTAGATCGGCACTTGCTCGTTCGACACGTCGGATACGACAGGCGTTGGTGGGGCCATTCCGGAAGCGCAGGGACAAATTGCCCGGGGACGAAAGTGAAGCGAGCTAG
- a CDS encoding predicted protein: MKRGSRCVQASLLALGFVALSDGFSMASKLPTSRRTFEPFAALRAGTEGGGKRKQITIKELQEKMLKSPSKYSAMGTEPSRKKKATRRTRRRVESPKQQYLYASQRSAKQQAVAPAKKDIGKEEGENENENETVFTVDTRNPLLQAKEFGMVPATQHCDPLVDGLKPRLVGQIRISEEAGSGSFAYLVEKPAGWSILGSQASKSKKTTAKGTVTDTEESMPAVQEQRRRKTKTQVKLVDEDGNIDILEYSEEDILALLTPEELEEMKEDLGTDFQAPARSKRLAADLIMPPKDDDPDSSVRSHIKDEHRDLDEETLSNLRRIEGRKQRASEIATFAEAARPSVITWLKDVKAGEGVPIRGGNFWTAIAGACEVDDSGLVLLCPKANTERIFVEYAEYVTVVGNGGHLVPRSKENRNAASSSNDVIKFEIVSKVRKGRGDDAIQTVRVLIPDKTSTCSSIVELCQKQFQDGIRGDPAGNPFDRRARRRLIHCESMSVSSLVFDETCEVETDMFPDDIAVLADRRNHLEYTTGSFLGRASLQQNEMTNAYREVNGAADGFPGWTVDRYDKWLLVQHDPKEPRGPLPSIHDGNTLGIYYIESSPDRSSMGASTNARARLLEGKPAPEFFPIVENGVKYVVNLDRDLSTGIFLDQRPQRAWLSRNCCVDTQVLNCFAHTGAFSVAAASTGASTVSIDLSKKWLDRLSTHLEANDIEFDERHDAIYGDCFDWLSRLAKRGEKYDIVILDPPSSSVGGRKKKRWSIKNDMDELVALAANLVKKGGLLWTTTNSASTHPIKFARLCQKGLDDAGIENAKLERIQPMPADFQTIGPQPVTNLVWRIP; encoded by the coding sequence ATGAAGCGCGGTTCTAGATGTGTCCAAGCTTCGCTACTTGCTTTGGGTTTCGTAGCCTTGAGCGATGGCTTTTCGATGGCGTCAAAGCTTCCCACGAGTCGCCGAACGTTCGAGCCATTTGCAGCGTTACGAGCCGGCACAGAAGGCGGTGGCAAACGCAAACAAATTACCATTAAAGAACTTCAAGAGAAGATGCTGAAAAGTCCGTCCAAGTATTCCGCAATGGGCACGGAGCCATCcagaaaaaagaaagctACCCGTCGCACTCGTCGCCGTGTCGAAAGCCCAAAACAACAGTACCTGTATGCCTCACAGCGATCGGCAAAGCAGCAAGCGGTAGCACCGGCAAAAAAAGACATTGGAAAAGAAGAGGGAGAAAATGAGAATGAAAATGAAACGGTGTTTACTGTCGATACACGCAACCCTCTCCTGCAAGCAAAGGAGTTTGGAATGGTGCCGGCAACTCAGCATTGCGATCCTTTAGTTGATGGACTGAAGCCTAGGCTCGTTGGTCAGATTCGTATAAGTGAAGAAGCAGGAAGCGGATCGTTCGCTTACTTGGTTGAAAAGCCTGCCGGCTGGTCGATACTAGGCAGTCAAGCTTCCAAATCAAAAAAGACGACAGCGAAAGGAACGGTCACAGACACCGAAGAGAGCATGCCAGCGGTTCAGGAGCAGCGTCGTCGCAAGACAAAAACGCAGGTCAAACTCGTCGATGAAGATGGAAACATTGATATTTTAGAATACAGTGAAGAGGATATCTTGGCTCTCTTGACGCCCGAGGAGCTagaagaaatgaaagagGACCTGGGTACGGATTTTCAAGCTCCTGCTCGCAGTAAGCGGCTCGCTGCGGATCTAATCATGCCACCGAAAGACGATGATCCCGATTCTTCGGTTCGTAGCCATATCAAAGACGAGCATCGCGAcctcgacgaagaaacgctGTCTAACCTACGAAGGATAGAAGGTCGAAAGCAAAGAGCGAGTGAAATCGCCACCTTTGCGGAAGCAGCGCGGCCTTCTGTCATCACGTGGCTAAAGGATGTGAAGGCTGGTGAAGGTGTTCCTATTCGTGGTGGAAACTTCTGGACTGCTATAGCTGGAGCGTGCGAAGTTGATGATTCGGGATTGGTTTTGCTGTGTCCAAAAGCCAATACAGAGAGGATATTTGTAGAGTATGCAGAGTACGTGACTGTTGTTGGAAACGGCGGTCATTTGGTCCCGAGGAGCAAGGAGAACAGAAACGCTGCATCCTCGTCAAATGATGTCATCAAGTTTGAAATTGTTTCAAAGgttcgaaaaggaagaggCGACGATGCGATTCAAACTGTAAGAGTGTTGATTCCGGATAAAACTTCAACTTGTTCGAGTATTGTAGAGCTGTGTCAAAAGCAATTCCAGGATGGAATCCGTGGTGATCCTGCTGGTAATCCTTTTGATCGACGTGCAAGGCGGCGTCTTATCCATTGCGAATCCATGTCCGTCTCTAGTTTGGTGTTCGACGAGACGTGTGAAGTGGAAACTGACATGTTTCCAGACGATATTGCGGTTTTGGCGGATCGGCGGAATCATCTCGAGTACACGACGGGTTCCTTCTTGGGCCGCGCTTCGCTTCAGCAAAACGAAATGACGAACGCGTACCGAGAAGTAAATGGAGCTGCAGATGGTTTCCCGGGGTGGACCGTGGATCGCTACGACAAATGGCTATTGGTGCAACACGACCCGAAAGAGCCTCGTGGCCCACTTCCTTCGATTCACGACGGTAACACACTTGGCATTTACTACATTGAGTCAAGTCCGGACCGCAGCTCCATGGGTGCATCGACCAATGCGAGAGCTCGATTGTTAGAAGGAAAGCCTGCTCCTGAATTCTTTCCGATTGTCGAGAACGGTGTCAAATACGTGGTGAACCTGGATCGAGACCTATCCACGGGTATCTTTTTGGACCAGCGCCCACAAAGAGCCTGGTTGTCCCGCAACTGTTGTGTGGATACGCAAGTATTGAATTGCTTCGCACATACAGGGGCCTTTTCCGTAGCTGCGGCTTCGACAGGAGCATCCACCGTGAGTATTGATTTATCCAAGAAGTGGTTGGATCGCCTGTCTACTCACTTGGAAGCTAACGACATTGAGTTTGATGAACGACACGACGCAATCTACGGGGATTGTTTTGATTGGTTAAGTCGATTGGCAAAACGAGGAGAAAAGTACGATATTGTGATTTTAGATCCGCCGTCGTCTAGTGTTGGGGGTCGCAAGAAGAAGCGTTGGAGCATCAAGAACGACATGGACGAGCTCGTTGcacttgctgcaaatttgGTCAAAAAAGGCGGTCTCCTTTGGACTACGACCAACAGCGCCAGCACTCACCCTATCAAGTTCGCAcgcctttgccaaaaaggccttgacgACGCCGGTATCGAAAATGCGAAGTTGGAACGGATTCAGCCGATGCCGGCCGACTTTCAAACGATCGGACCGCAGCCAGTGACAAATCTTGTGTGGAGAATACCATAG
- a CDS encoding predicted protein produces the protein MSLPEALTKVLDQSIEFVYALGPIFEPTVFLVPGVVREQVQALSDAIGFDVETLNYCLGLFLCYPLALIMNTIPYGQLRHLFSFLLGAFLLQFTLGVQWIHQLVTSLIAYGLLAILPRQTTSTLVPLFAMLYLVMGHLHRQYTNYLGYDLDFTGAQMVLTQKLYMIAYNLYDGEVLSQGKDSKAAKKCSEYALPQLPNLIEFLGYTFCFSNVLSGPVFEFSVYRDVCSGQILFDDAGKPRGKIPSNVWPTLRPLLTSLINMGLFVFLGGMFPLNDPSNPQGSTPVVLTADFLAKPWHVRYGYMWVGLLAVRQKYYFAWKNSEGANNLWYAGFQGFDEEGKPKGWENCSNMNIWGFETASNVQTLSKEWNKKTSVWLTRYVYIRTNGSLIAVYSMSAFWHGFYPGYYLFFMSIPMLTVCERLGRKKISPYFSKEKWSLYGIVTILFTSLAVEYMVSPFPLLALDRSWNNWKSHYFFGHIGCVVFYLIVSVLPTPKKEKKE, from the exons ATGAGTCTCCCCGAAGCCTTGACCAAGGTGCTGGATCAAAGCATAGAGTTTGTCTATGCGCTTGGGCCAATTTTTGAGCCTACGGTTTTCCTTG TTCCTGGTGTCGTCCGGGAGCAGGTACAGGCACTGTCGGATGCAATCGGCTTCGATGTGGAAACCCTGAACTATTGCTTGGGTCTCTTCTTGTGCTACCCGCTTGCCTTGATCATGAATACTATTCCGTACGGACAGCTTCGTCAtcttttctcctttttgttgGGAGCTTTCTTGTTACAGTTTACCCTTGGCGTGCAATGGATTCATCAGCTCGTGACTTCGTTAATCGCTTACGGTCTTCTGGCAATCTTGCCGCGACAGACCACTTCAACGCTCGTTCCGCTGTTCGCAATGCTCTATCTTGTCATGGGGCACTTGCACCGTCAATACACAAACTATCTTGGTTATGATTTGGACTTTACGGGCGCACAGATGGTCTTGACGCAGAAGTTGTACATGATTGCTTACAACCTCTACGACGGCGAAGTGCTCTCTCAGGGTAAAGATTCCAAGGCAGCCAAAAAGTGCTCGGAGTACGCCCTTCCTCAACTTCCGAATCTTATTGAATTTCTTGGGTACAcgttttgcttttccaaTGTTTTGTCGGGTCCCGTCTTTGAGTTTTCTGTATACCGCGACGTCTGCAGTGGTCAAATTTTATTTGACGATGCCGGAAAACCTCGCGGCAAAATTCCGAGCAATGTGTGGCCGACCCTACGTCCGCTGCTTACCAGTTTAATCAATATGGGTCTGTTCGTCTTCTTGGGTGGCATGTTTCCGTTGAATGATCCCTCCAATCCCCAAGGTTCAACGCCCGTTGTTTTGACTGCTGACTTTTTGGCTAAACCATGGCATGTGCGCTACGGATATATGTGGGTTGGATTGCTGGCTGTTCGTCAAAAGTACTACTTTGCATGGAAGAATTCGGAGGGTGCCAACAACCTTTGGTACGCGGGATTTCAAGGGTTCGATGAAGAAGGCAAGCCGAAGGGATGGGAGAACTGTTCGAACATGAATATTTGGGGCTTCGAAACGGCATCGAACGTTCAGACTCTGTCCAAGGAATGGAACAAGAAGACCTCTGTTTGGTTGACTCGATATGTTTATATTCGTACGAACGGAAGCCTCATTGCTGTGTACAGCATGTCCGCTTTCTGGCATGGCTTTTACCCCGGATACTACTTGTTCTTCATGTCGATCCCAATGCTCACAGTTTGCGAGCGATTGGGGAGGAAAAAAATTTCACCCTACTTTTCCAAGGAAAAATGGAGTCTCTACGGGATTGTTACGATTCTCTTCACATCGCTGGCCGTGGAATACATGGTGTCTCCCTTTCCGCTTTTGGCCCTGGATCGTTCCTGGAACAACTGGAAGAGCCACTACTTTTTCGGGCATATAGGATGTGTTGTGTTCTACCTTATCGTTTCAGTGCTTCCGACGcccaagaaagaaaagaaagaataA
- the CYCB1 gene encoding predicted protein (B-type cyclin. G2/Mitosis-specific), translating into MTDHYIDIDMVQSYIAYLYTDFRWNPDSYQMHGNVDDIDARDETAGDVLCVTSYVQGMYTYFREKEVTTAVLPVYMESQPHINERMRSILVDWLVEVHLKFKLVPETLYLTVNIIDRFLQIHKVSRPKLQLVGVTSLLIASKYEEIYPPELRDLVYICDRAYTRPDIIEMEECILKTLGYQITIPSAHAFLVRYLKAGHADKRIVQLSCYILDSTLQSYDLLRYLPSQLAAAAVFIARRTVGRNAWSPTLLRYAEYCEEEIITVARDVLREKSIANPELRAVNKKYSGHRYGGVASTVLVFDF; encoded by the exons ATGACCGACCATTATATTGACATCGATATGGTACAATCCTATATAGCTTACTTATACACAGATTTTCGCTGGA ACCCCGATTCGTATCAAATGCACGGCAACGTGGACGATATTGATGCACGTGACGAAACGGCGGGAGACGTCCTATGTGTTACCTCATACGTGCAAGGTATGTACACTTACTTTCGCGAGAAGGAAGTCACCACCGCGGTACTACCGGTCTACATGGAAAGCCAGCCACACATCAACGAACGCATGCGGTCGATCTTGGTAGACTGGTTGGTGGAGGTCCACTTGAAGTTCAAGCTCGTTCCAGAAACGTTgtacttgactgtgaacattATCGATCGCTTTTTGCAAATTCATAAAGTTTCGCGGCCTAAGCTTCAGCTCGTCGGTGTGACCAGTCTGTTGATTGCGTCCAAGTACGAGGAAATCTATCCACCGGAGCTCCGCGATTTGGTGTATATATGCGATCGAGCGTACACACGTCCAGACATCATTGAAATGGAGGAGTGTATCCTGAAAACACTGGGATACCAGATCACGATTCCTAGTGCACATGCCTTCCTGGTCCGCTACTTGAAAGCTGGTCACGCCGACAAGAGAATTGTTCAGCTCTCATGCTATATTCTGGATAGTACTCTCCAATCGTACGATCTTTTGCGTTATCTTCCCAGCCAGCTCGCGGCTGCAGCCGTCTTTATTGCCCGTCGGACTGTGGGACGCAATGCCTGGAGTCCGACCCTCTTACGTTATGCCGAGTACTGTGAAGAGGAAATTATCACAGTTGCGCGCGACGTGCTTAGAGAAAAGTCAATCGCAAATCCTGAGCTCCGAGCGGTGAATAAAAAGTACAGCGGTCATCGATACGGCGGAGTTGCTTCGACCGTTCTGGTATTTGACTTTTAA
- a CDS encoding predicted protein → MSLENGSKLYQRLEDEEAHAHHYSDGDDDGSSDDKEDHRSEDVGSKSFVDELRSRGSTILRQSSNRYKDTQQHQEDGSVPHIPEHIIGTGSVTTSRSPNTSILSEEAIPLSRTNSITSSPQHQLSTSRSHSSELDSDLDWEDEDDAVRRYHFEYRQEVPLPVEFTRTSLPKRLWQSFMELRTAARQRRAARLLTMPSETCWNKTHVCVVTWLCDATDRGMMLVASMLALWIIVGMMTHASGVWWWTGVVLFVVRVSARRVLEQFHANKRLRRQRLSTRDAMELPATSSSSSTSFRRQDLVPHAGGNRGNSSASSWRKDGDIEENEIEIV, encoded by the coding sequence atgtctttggaaaacggCTCCAAACTGTACCAGCGTTTGGAGGATGAGGAAGCGCACGCTCACCACTACAGCGatggggacgacgacggttccAGTGACGACAAGGAGGATCACCGAAGCGAAGACGTTGGGAGCAAATCGTTCGTCGACGAGCTAAGGAGTCGTGGTAGCACTATTCTTCGTCAGTCCTCGAACCGCTACAAAGATACACAGCAGCACCAGGAAGACGGAAGTGTACCGCACATACCGGAGCACATCATCGGCACCGGAAGCGTTACGACCAGCAGGTCTCCAAATACCAGCATCTTAAGCGAAGAAGCTATTCCCTTGTCGCGTACCAACTCCATCACATCTAGCCCTCAGCATCAGTTATCGACTTCTAGATCACACTCCAGTGAATTGGACTCCGACCTGGActgggaagacgaagacgatgctGTAAGACGGTACCATTTCGAGTATCGTCAGGAAGTGCCCCTCCCGGTAGAGTTTACTAGAACAAGCCTTCCCAAGCGTCTCTGGCAGAGCTTTATGGAGCTACGAACGGCGGCTCGTCAACGCCGAGCGGCAAGACTTTTAACGATGCCCTCGGAAACATGCTGGAACAAGACTCACGTATGCGTCGTGACTTGGTTGTGCGACGCAACAGACCGCGGAATGATGCTTGTAGCGAGCATGCTAGCGCTCTGGATCATTGTGGGCATGATGACCCACGCATCAGGTGTGTGGTGGTGGACAGGGGTTGTGTTGTTCGTCGTCCGAGTATCGGCACGTCGAGTCTTGGAGCAGTTTCACGCAAACAAGCGGTTGCGGCGTCAGCGGCTGAGTACGCGAGATGCGATGGAGCTACcggcgacgtcgtcgtcgtcgtcaacatccTTTCGTCGGCAAGACCTTGTCCCTCACGCCGGGGGTAATCGCGGCAATTCTTCGGCATCGTCTTGGAGGAAGGATGGCGATATCGAAGAGAACGAAATTGAGATTGTGTAG